The following nucleotide sequence is from Pseudoclavibacter endophyticus.
CGTGGCCGTGGCGCTCGGGGAGGGCGTGTTTCTGGCGGCCTCGACCTTGCTGGTGCTGTCGATCGTGTGGCTCATCGCGAACTGGTATTTCGTGCGCCGCGGCTAGGGAGCGAAGCCAGAGGCCCGGGAGCGCGGTCGCGCGGGAGTGCCGCGTGCCGCTCACCGCTCCAACGTATGCTCCTGCGCGTCCTCGCTGGCTGGGCCGCTGGAAGTCTTCGTCTTCCCTCTTCGGGCGAGTCGCAAAATGACGTAGGTAATGACGCCGACCAGCACGATGATGCCGCCCCGCAGCCACACTTCGCCGCTCTGCTGCGTCAGCAGCACGAGGCAGGTGATGACGGCGAGCACGGGCAGCGCGGTCCAGGTGCGGAAGTGCTCGTGCTTGACGCGGTCTCGGCGCAGGACGAGGACGGCGATGTTGGTGCTCAGGAAGACCACGAGCAGCAGAATCACGACCGTCTCCGCCAGGACCTCGACGGTGCCCGTGAGCGCGAGAAGGATCGCGGCTCCGGTCGTGACCAGGATCGCCACCCACGGCGTTCGGCGGCGGGGGAGCACGCGGCCGAGTGCGCGAGGCAGCAGTCCCTGGTTCGACATGCCGTACGTGAGCCGGCTGGCCATGATCATTGTGAGGAGGGCCCCGTTCGCGACCGCGATCAGCGCGATCGCGCTGAAGAGCCAGGCTGGGACGGGGACCTCGGTCGCCTCGATCACGGTGAGGAGCGGGCCGCTCGACGCCGCGAGTTCGTCGGCCGGCACCGCGATGGACGCCGCCGTGCCCACGAGCACGTACAGGATGCCGGCGGCCAGGAGCGACGCGAACAGGGCGCGTGGGTAGGTGCGGGAGGGGTCGCGGAGCTCCTCGACCATGTTTGCGGAGGTCTCGAACCCGACATACGAATAGAAGGCGAGCAACGCCGCGCCCAGAACCGCGCTCCACGGCTCGACCCCGGGCGCGAACGAGACGGCTCGGGCGACGTCGCCGCCACCATTGCCGAGGAGAATCGCCACGAGCACCACGATGAGCAGGAGGCCGGAGAGCTCGATGCAGGTCATGAC
It contains:
- a CDS encoding APC family permease, giving the protein MGDDVAEASTLKRDVTGLLLFMFILGDVLGAGVYALVGSIAGEVGGVTWVPLLVALGMALLTAASYAELVTKYPRAGGSAVFAQRAFRSDFVSYMVGFCMLAAGVVSAAALALAFSGDYLATFIDLPPIVGAIILLVLIAAINLRGVKESLRSNLVMTCIELSGLLLIVVLVAILLGNGGGDVARAVSFAPGVEPWSAVLGAALLAFYSYVGFETSANMVEELRDPSRTYPRALFASLLAAGILYVLVGTAASIAVPADELAASSGPLLTVIEATEVPVPAWLFSAIALIAVANGALLTMIMASRLTYGMSNQGLLPRALGRVLPRRRTPWVAILVTTGAAILLALTGTVEVLAETVVILLLVVFLSTNIAVLVLRRDRVKHEHFRTWTALPVLAVITCLVLLTQQSGEVWLRGGIIVLVGVITYVILRLARRGKTKTSSGPASEDAQEHTLER